In one window of Bradyrhizobium sp. AZCC 1721 DNA:
- a CDS encoding enoyl-CoA hydratase, with protein sequence MTTETRIDTGTDELLCVIRDRVAIITLNRPEARNAFSDTLTPALRSMIKSCGENPEVGALLLTGAGTAFCAGGNVKGMGAHRHKKKLEMAYDEKVADLQERQRLLTGALASVRKPTIAALPGPAVGAGLALALACDIRLAAQSAFVSTGYVRVALSGDYGIAWLLTRLVGTSRARELMFTGDKIDAARCEAIGLVNRVVPDDKLQTEAFALARSMAEGPTLALRYIKDNLDEALQFDFATARDHEAERLVRLTTTADHKEAVQAFIDKRKPVFRGS encoded by the coding sequence ATGACAACCGAAACCAGAATCGACACCGGCACCGACGAGCTGCTCTGCGTGATCCGCGACCGCGTCGCCATCATCACGCTGAACCGCCCCGAAGCGCGCAATGCGTTCTCGGATACGCTGACGCCGGCGCTTCGCAGCATGATCAAGAGCTGCGGCGAAAACCCCGAGGTCGGAGCGCTCCTGCTCACCGGCGCGGGCACCGCGTTCTGCGCCGGCGGCAATGTGAAGGGCATGGGCGCGCATCGCCACAAGAAAAAGCTCGAAATGGCGTATGACGAGAAGGTCGCCGACCTGCAGGAGCGGCAGCGCCTGCTTACCGGCGCGCTTGCCTCGGTGCGCAAGCCGACGATTGCGGCGCTGCCCGGCCCCGCGGTCGGCGCTGGCCTCGCGCTCGCGCTGGCCTGCGATATCAGACTAGCGGCGCAATCCGCCTTCGTCTCCACCGGCTATGTCCGCGTCGCGCTCTCCGGCGATTACGGCATCGCCTGGCTGTTGACGCGGCTGGTCGGCACCTCGCGGGCGCGCGAACTGATGTTTACCGGCGACAAGATCGATGCCGCCAGATGCGAGGCGATCGGCCTCGTCAACCGCGTGGTGCCCGACGATAAGCTGCAGACTGAGGCCTTCGCGCTTGCCAGATCCATGGCCGAAGGCCCGACGCTCGCGCTGCGCTACATCAAGGACAATCTCGACGAAGCGCTCCAATTCGATTTCGCCACCGCGCGCGACCACGAGGCCGAGCGCCTCGTCCGCCTGACCACCACCGCCGATCACAAGGAGGCGGTGCAAGCCTTCATCGACAAGCGCAAGCCGGTGTTCAGGGGAAGCTAA
- a CDS encoding esterase gives MRLVITTAAVVLMNATLAHAAEPIALRDMGSFHVGGRLVEISGKPVKEVTFTPGGVPAKVDPNGTYQVEQMYVQYFLPANEKGAYPLLMWHGGGLTGVTYETTPDGREGWLNYFLRKGWAVYNSDAVERGRAGWAQYPDIFKSEPVFLSTANPFERFRIGDGVGSYNPDPAKRKLMPGSQFPNEGYENFVKQNVPRWTTTDDAIIAAYIAEIDRVGPSVILFHSQAGSFGFKVAQARPDKVKALIAIEPAGVGDPAKIDVLKNIPTLIVYGDYIEKDSRWPKIRANGLAFADAIKAAGGSVDVVDLPQAGIKGNSHMVMMDKNNAEVAALIQKWLEGKGLTK, from the coding sequence ATGCGGCTTGTGATCACTACTGCTGCAGTCGTTCTGATGAACGCGACGCTGGCCCACGCCGCCGAGCCGATCGCGCTACGCGACATGGGTTCGTTCCATGTCGGCGGCCGGCTGGTCGAAATTTCAGGCAAGCCGGTAAAGGAAGTCACCTTCACCCCCGGCGGTGTGCCGGCAAAAGTCGATCCCAACGGCACCTATCAGGTCGAGCAGATGTATGTGCAGTATTTTCTGCCCGCGAACGAAAAGGGCGCCTATCCGCTTCTGATGTGGCATGGCGGCGGGCTCACCGGCGTCACCTACGAGACGACGCCCGACGGGCGCGAGGGCTGGCTGAACTATTTTCTGCGCAAGGGCTGGGCCGTCTACAATTCCGACGCGGTCGAGCGCGGCCGCGCCGGCTGGGCGCAATACCCAGATATCTTCAAGAGTGAGCCGGTATTCCTCTCGACGGCCAATCCGTTCGAGCGGTTTCGGATCGGCGACGGCGTCGGCTCCTACAATCCCGATCCGGCCAAGCGGAAGCTGATGCCGGGCAGCCAGTTTCCGAACGAAGGCTACGAGAATTTCGTCAAGCAGAACGTGCCGCGCTGGACCACCACCGACGATGCCATCATCGCCGCCTATATCGCCGAGATCGACCGCGTTGGCCCTTCCGTCATCCTGTTCCACAGCCAGGCCGGCAGTTTCGGCTTCAAGGTGGCGCAGGCGCGGCCCGACAAGGTCAAGGCGCTGATTGCGATCGAGCCGGCCGGCGTCGGCGATCCCGCCAAGATCGACGTGCTGAAGAACATTCCGACGCTGATCGTCTATGGCGACTACATCGAGAAGGATTCGCGCTGGCCGAAGATTCGCGCCAACGGCCTTGCGTTTGCGGACGCGATCAAGGCGGCGGGCGGCAGCGTCGATGTCGTCGATCTGCCGCAAGCAGGCATCAAGGGCAATTCGCACATGGTGATGATGGACAAGAACAACGCCGAGGTCGCCGCCCTGATCCAGAAGTGGCTGGAGGGCAAGGGGTTGACGAAATAA
- a CDS encoding acyl-CoA dehydrogenase family protein: protein MQDRAAASANQPGLLAPDTTGMNFYRADPALTDLLRLHLPDALFRHIEPHLDRLGELAGGYLDECARLADRHTPVLHQRDKFGRDIQHIEYHPAYRELEKAAFGEFGIHAMSIRKGIMGWPDKYPVVAKHAFTFLFNQTEFGMGCPINVTDGCAKLLNSFGSDALKAKYLDGLTQTDMSKLTQGGQFMTEKEGGSDVGTLTTRAVQEGDHWRLYGEKWFCSNADAKIVMLLARPEGAGPGTRGVGLFLMPRYLDDGSQNQYRIVRLKDKLGTRSMASGEIKFEGAIAYAVGKLDRGFVQMAEMVNSSRLSNGVKSTALMRRAHHDAMTVAKNRVVFGQRIIDLPLARRQLMKIMLPTEQALSMSFLTADALDRAEAGSQDAAALLRILTPTLKFRATRDARKVCGDALEMRGGIGYIEEFATARLLRDAHLGSIWEGTGNIVAIDALTRAVGRHGADAALATDLHARLDDSTNVPQAWRNRLRELTDSAVGFAREVASRPDNEGDARRATSLLYHVASAVALAWEGGRIHEMRGDARRLLLSRMVVDHRVTPSDPFRLAENATQRVISGHLLGERSVGMAEVGELLVAA from the coding sequence ATGCAAGACCGTGCAGCCGCGTCAGCCAATCAGCCGGGATTGCTCGCACCTGATACGACGGGGATGAATTTCTACCGCGCCGATCCGGCGTTGACGGATCTGCTTCGCCTGCATCTGCCGGACGCGCTGTTTCGCCATATCGAGCCGCATCTCGACCGACTCGGCGAATTGGCCGGCGGCTATCTCGACGAATGCGCGCGGCTTGCCGACCGCCATACACCGGTGCTGCACCAGCGCGACAAGTTCGGCCGCGATATCCAACATATCGAATATCACCCGGCCTATCGCGAGCTGGAAAAAGCCGCGTTCGGCGAGTTCGGCATTCACGCGATGTCGATCCGCAAGGGCATCATGGGGTGGCCGGATAAATACCCCGTCGTCGCCAAGCATGCCTTCACGTTCCTGTTCAATCAGACCGAATTCGGCATGGGCTGTCCGATCAACGTCACGGATGGTTGCGCGAAACTGCTTAACAGTTTCGGCAGCGACGCGTTGAAGGCAAAATATCTCGACGGCCTGACCCAGACCGACATGAGCAAGTTGACTCAGGGCGGCCAGTTCATGACCGAGAAGGAAGGCGGCTCCGACGTCGGCACGCTGACGACGCGGGCCGTGCAGGAAGGCGATCACTGGCGTCTCTACGGCGAGAAATGGTTCTGCTCCAATGCCGACGCCAAGATTGTGATGCTGCTGGCGCGGCCTGAGGGCGCAGGTCCCGGCACGCGCGGCGTCGGCCTGTTCCTGATGCCACGGTATCTCGATGACGGCTCGCAGAATCAGTACCGGATCGTTCGCCTGAAGGACAAGCTCGGCACCCGTTCGATGGCGTCGGGCGAGATCAAGTTTGAGGGCGCGATTGCCTACGCCGTCGGCAAGCTCGACCGCGGCTTCGTGCAGATGGCCGAGATGGTCAACTCCTCACGGTTGTCCAATGGCGTCAAGTCCACCGCGCTGATGCGGCGCGCGCACCATGACGCGATGACGGTGGCGAAGAACCGTGTGGTGTTCGGGCAGCGCATCATCGACCTGCCGCTGGCGCGGCGGCAGTTGATGAAGATCATGCTGCCGACCGAGCAGGCGCTGTCGATGAGTTTTCTCACGGCTGACGCGCTCGATCGCGCGGAAGCCGGCAGCCAGGATGCGGCGGCTTTGTTGCGTATCCTGACGCCGACGCTGAAATTCCGCGCCACGCGCGACGCGCGAAAAGTCTGCGGCGATGCGTTGGAGATGCGCGGCGGCATCGGCTACATTGAGGAGTTTGCCACCGCGCGGCTGCTGCGCGACGCGCATCTCGGCTCGATCTGGGAAGGCACCGGCAACATCGTCGCAATCGACGCGCTGACCCGCGCGGTCGGCCGCCACGGCGCCGACGCCGCGCTCGCGACCGATCTGCACGCCCGCCTCGACGACAGCACCAACGTGCCGCAGGCCTGGCGCAATCGCTTACGTGAACTGACCGACAGCGCGGTCGGCTTTGCCCGCGAGGTAGCCAGCCGGCCCGACAATGAAGGCGATGCGCGGCGCGCCACCAGCCTGCTCTACCATGTCGCCAGCGCCGTTGCGCTGGCCTGGGAGGGCGGCCGTATCCACGAGATGCGCGGCGACGCCAGGCGGCTGTTGCTATCGCGGATGGTGGTCGACCATCGCGTCACGCCGAGCGATCCGTTTCGGCTTGCGGAAAATGCCACCCAGCGCGTGATATCAGGCCATTTGCTCGGCGAACGCAGCGTCGGCATGGCCGAGGTTGGCGAATTGCTTGTCGCAGCGTAG
- a CDS encoding SDR family NAD(P)-dependent oxidoreductase, with the protein MELPRYKIALIVGVGEGLSASLARLFAREGIKVALAARKIEKLGALCTETGARAFACNATEADEVERLFGMVEREIGTPDLVVYNASGRARGAFTDLVPAEVANAIAVSAFGGFLVAQQAATRMLPNKHGAILFTGASASVKGYPQSAPFAMGKFALRGLAQSMARELSPQGIHVAHFVIDGGIRSAARTEAADRPDSMLDPDAIALSYWNVLQQPRSAWTWEVELRPWVEKF; encoded by the coding sequence ATGGAATTGCCAAGATACAAGATTGCCCTGATTGTTGGTGTCGGCGAGGGATTGAGCGCATCGCTGGCGCGACTGTTCGCGCGCGAAGGCATCAAGGTTGCGCTTGCCGCACGCAAGATCGAGAAGCTTGGCGCGCTCTGCACCGAAACCGGCGCCCGCGCCTTTGCCTGCAACGCGACGGAAGCCGATGAAGTCGAAAGGCTGTTCGGCATGGTCGAACGCGAGATCGGCACGCCCGATCTCGTTGTCTACAACGCCAGCGGCCGCGCGCGCGGCGCCTTCACCGACCTGGTTCCGGCCGAAGTTGCGAATGCGATCGCGGTCTCCGCCTTCGGCGGCTTTCTGGTGGCCCAGCAGGCGGCGACACGCATGCTGCCGAACAAGCACGGCGCGATCCTGTTCACCGGCGCCTCCGCCAGCGTGAAAGGCTATCCGCAGTCGGCGCCGTTCGCGATGGGCAAGTTTGCACTGCGCGGGCTGGCCCAGAGCATGGCGCGCGAATTGTCACCGCAAGGCATCCATGTCGCGCATTTCGTCATCGACGGCGGCATCCGTAGCGCTGCGCGTACGGAGGCTGCCGATCGGCCGGATTCGATGCTCGATCCCGACGCGATTGCGCTGAGCTACTGGAACGTGCTGCAGCAACCGCGCAGCGCCTGGACGTGGGAAGTGGAGCTGCGGCCGTGGGTCGAGAAGTTTTGA
- a CDS encoding GNAT family N-acetyltransferase produces the protein MTTMRFDDLRQYSDVLRSRHGQAVTVRFVEPRDAEALQNYFRALSARSRYNRFLGAASELPPSELDRFIHVGEADRFSVVATTPVDGRETIVGEARYAFDSQTAAIELGLSIDDHWQRHGIGKALLKNLECRAAAFGAERIFGDTLRSNDAMIALARKSGYGFTNTPGDWKLTRFQKDIQSHVRIEPQEIPCASWRLAAVSPRAMSSLAV, from the coding sequence ATGACCACGATGCGTTTCGACGATCTCAGGCAGTATTCGGACGTGCTGCGCTCGCGGCATGGCCAGGCCGTGACCGTGCGCTTCGTCGAGCCGCGCGACGCCGAGGCGCTGCAGAACTATTTCCGCGCGCTCTCGGCGCGCTCCCGTTACAACCGCTTCCTCGGCGCCGCCAGCGAACTGCCGCCGTCCGAACTCGATCGCTTCATCCATGTCGGCGAGGCGGATCGGTTCAGTGTGGTCGCGACCACGCCGGTCGACGGCCGCGAGACCATTGTCGGCGAAGCGCGCTATGCCTTCGACAGCCAGACTGCTGCAATCGAACTCGGCCTGTCGATCGACGATCACTGGCAGAGGCACGGCATCGGCAAGGCGCTGTTGAAGAACCTCGAATGCCGCGCGGCCGCGTTCGGCGCCGAGCGCATCTTCGGCGACACGCTGCGTTCCAACGATGCCATGATCGCGCTCGCCCGCAAGTCCGGCTACGGCTTTACCAATACGCCCGGCGACTGGAAGCTGACGCGCTTCCAGAAAGATATCCAAAGTCACGTTCGTATCGAACCGCAGGAAATCCCATGCGCCAGTTGGCGGCTTGCCGCCGTCTCTCCCCGCGCAATGTCCTCGCTTGCGGTTTGA
- the tcuA gene encoding FAD-dependent tricarballylate dehydrogenase TcuA — translation MTVKFDVLVIGGGNAALCAAISARRAGASVLVLEGAPKFYRGGNTRHTRNMRCAHDAATDILTGPYTEEEFWDDLLRLTGGQTDEELAKFMIRESKDILNWIVEQGVRWQPSLGGTLSLGRTNSFFLGGGRAMLNALYLTAEKLGVEIVYDAEVIDLDIEHGMFLSAKLKQPIDGTSEIRASTLVAAAGGFEANIEWLKEYWGEAADNFLIRGTPYNRGSILKMLLDKGVQDIGDPTQCHAVAIDARAPKFDGGIITRHDSVVFGIVVNKHAERFYDEGEDIWPKRYAIWGRLVAAQPDQIAYIVFDASVRNSFMPTLFPPLEGGSIAELATKLELDPAALEKTIAEFNAAVKPGTFDHTILDDCRTEGITPPKTHWARRIETPPYLAYPVRPGITFTYLGTRVNRQARMVMKDGTPSANMFAAGEIMAGNVLGKGYAAGIGMTIGSVFGRVAGREAAKNARN, via the coding sequence TTGACAGTCAAGTTCGATGTGCTGGTGATCGGCGGCGGCAACGCCGCTCTCTGCGCCGCCATCAGCGCCCGGCGCGCAGGTGCTTCCGTGCTGGTGCTGGAAGGCGCTCCGAAGTTCTATCGCGGCGGCAACACCCGCCACACCCGCAACATGCGCTGCGCGCACGATGCCGCGACCGACATTCTCACCGGGCCTTACACGGAAGAGGAGTTCTGGGACGATCTGTTGCGGTTGACCGGCGGTCAGACCGACGAGGAACTGGCGAAATTCATGATCAGGGAGTCCAAGGACATTCTGAACTGGATCGTCGAACAGGGCGTGCGCTGGCAACCCTCGCTCGGCGGCACGCTGAGCCTCGGCCGCACCAACTCGTTCTTCCTCGGCGGCGGACGCGCGATGCTGAACGCGCTCTATCTCACCGCGGAAAAACTCGGCGTCGAAATCGTCTACGATGCCGAGGTAATCGACCTCGATATCGAGCACGGCATGTTCCTGTCGGCGAAGCTGAAGCAGCCGATCGACGGCACGAGCGAAATCCGCGCTTCCACGCTGGTCGCCGCCGCCGGCGGCTTTGAAGCCAATATCGAATGGCTAAAGGAATATTGGGGCGAGGCGGCGGATAATTTCCTGATCCGCGGCACGCCCTATAACCGCGGCTCGATCCTGAAAATGCTGCTCGACAAGGGCGTGCAGGACATCGGCGATCCCACCCAATGCCACGCGGTTGCGATCGACGCTCGCGCACCGAAATTCGACGGCGGCATCATTACCCGCCACGACTCGGTCGTGTTCGGCATCGTCGTCAACAAGCACGCCGAGCGCTTCTACGACGAGGGCGAGGATATCTGGCCGAAGCGTTACGCGATCTGGGGGCGGCTTGTGGCCGCGCAACCGGACCAGATCGCCTACATTGTGTTCGATGCATCCGTTCGCAACAGTTTTATGCCGACGCTGTTTCCGCCGCTCGAGGGCGGGAGTATTGCCGAGTTGGCCACCAAGCTCGAGCTCGATCCGGCGGCGCTGGAGAAGACCATCGCCGAATTCAACGCCGCGGTTAAGCCCGGCACATTCGATCACACCATCCTCGACGATTGCCGCACTGAAGGCATCACGCCGCCGAAGACGCATTGGGCGCGCCGGATCGAGACGCCGCCTTACCTCGCCTATCCGGTGCGGCCCGGCATCACCTTCACCTATCTCGGCACCCGCGTGAACAGGCAGGCGCGCATGGTGATGAAGGACGGCACGCCTTCGGCCAACATGTTCGCGGCCGGCGAGATCATGGCCGGCAACGTACTCGGCAAGGGCTATGCGGCCGGTATCGGGATGACCATCGGCAGCGTGTTCGGTCGGGTCGCGGGACGGGAAGCGGCGAAGAATGCGCGGAATTAG
- a CDS encoding DUF1127 domain-containing protein: MSTYTHESMINHHGPGILSQLAETLHVWRQRYQSRRELAKWSERELHDIGVSWSDVAYEAEKPFWRA, translated from the coding sequence ATGTCCACTTACACGCATGAATCGATGATAAATCATCATGGACCAGGGATTTTGAGCCAATTGGCCGAGACCCTCCATGTCTGGCGGCAGCGCTACCAGTCCCGCCGCGAGCTGGCCAAGTGGTCCGAGCGCGAGCTGCACGACATCGGCGTCTCCTGGAGCGACGTCGCCTACGAGGCAGAAAAACCGTTCTGGCGGGCTTGA
- a CDS encoding transcriptional regulator GcvA, with the protein MTGRLPSLNGLRAFEAAARHLSFTQAASELNVTQTAISHQIKRLEEELGVRLFVRQNRSLTLTAEAQDYLPGIRAAFNDLRLATDRLLRKDDDHVLTVSTLASLAAKWLLPRLTAFQEAQPGIDVRITTSINLVDFQRDKVDAAIRYGRGQWPGVRADWLMADELFPVCSPALLKGNKPLKCPEDLRDHVLLHTSNANSDDWRLWLTAAGLPADFSKQPGVTFDMIFMTVQAAIDGLGVAMGRTAYVQEDIAKGRLVVPFKMAFPVDAGFYLVSPAGRADPPKLAAFRQWLLASVQNRA; encoded by the coding sequence ATGACCGGCAGACTGCCGTCGCTGAATGGTCTGCGCGCCTTCGAGGCAGCCGCCCGGCATCTGAGCTTCACGCAGGCCGCCTCCGAGCTGAACGTCACGCAGACCGCGATCAGTCACCAGATCAAGCGGCTGGAGGAAGAGCTGGGGGTTCGCCTCTTTGTCCGTCAGAACCGCTCGCTGACGCTGACGGCGGAAGCGCAGGATTACCTTCCCGGCATTCGCGCCGCCTTCAACGATCTCCGGCTCGCGACCGATCGACTGCTGCGCAAAGATGACGACCATGTGCTGACGGTGTCGACGCTGGCCTCGCTGGCCGCCAAATGGCTGCTGCCGCGCCTCACGGCCTTTCAGGAAGCGCAACCGGGGATCGACGTTCGCATCACGACCTCGATCAACCTCGTCGACTTCCAGCGCGACAAGGTCGATGCCGCGATCCGCTACGGCCGCGGCCAATGGCCTGGCGTTCGCGCCGACTGGCTGATGGCGGACGAACTCTTTCCGGTGTGCAGTCCGGCGCTGCTCAAGGGGAACAAGCCACTGAAATGCCCCGAAGACCTCCGCGATCACGTGCTGCTGCATACCAGCAACGCGAATAGCGACGACTGGCGGCTGTGGCTGACGGCGGCCGGGCTGCCGGCCGATTTTTCGAAACAGCCGGGCGTGACTTTCGACATGATCTTCATGACGGTGCAGGCCGCGATCGACGGCCTCGGCGTTGCGATGGGCCGCACCGCCTATGTGCAGGAGGACATCGCCAAGGGACGCTTGGTCGTTCCCTTCAAGATGGCTTTCCCGGTCGATGCCGGTTTCTATCTGGTCTCGCCGGCGGGTAGAGCCGATCCGCCAAAGCTCGCGGCCTTCCGGCAATGGCTGCTCGCCTCCGTTCAGAACCGCGCCTGA
- a CDS encoding Zn-dependent alcohol dehydrogenase, whose amino-acid sequence MKAAVLHEVNQPLVIEEVSVPNPGPREVLIRTRVAGLCHSDLHFMEGLYPHPLPAVLGHESAGVVEKVGSDVTYVKPGDHVVTCLSVFCGTCDNCTTGRTVLCTDTTVKMLPGQSNRLSWAREEKLHQFLNLSSFAEQMLVHENAIVKIRKDMPLELAALIGCGVITGYGAVVNTAKVQAGETVAVIGCGGVGMAAINGAAIAGAGRIIAIDTNPAKLQLATKLGATDIVDPSRGDVVQQVRELTGGGVHHSFEVLGRKETAEQSFAMLAAGGTATIVGMIPFGQKIELHGFDFLRERRIQGSSMGSNHFRVDMPRLVEFYMRGKLHLEDWISAKLKLSEINEGFANMKAGKTLRSVIVFDA is encoded by the coding sequence ATGAAGGCCGCCGTTCTGCATGAAGTCAACCAGCCGCTCGTGATAGAGGAGGTCAGCGTCCCGAATCCCGGTCCGCGCGAGGTCCTGATCCGCACGCGCGTCGCCGGCCTCTGTCATTCCGACCTGCACTTCATGGAGGGACTGTATCCGCACCCGCTGCCTGCCGTGCTTGGGCATGAATCGGCGGGCGTGGTCGAAAAGGTCGGCTCCGATGTGACCTATGTAAAGCCCGGCGATCACGTCGTGACGTGTCTTTCGGTGTTCTGCGGCACCTGCGATAACTGCACCACCGGCCGCACCGTGCTCTGCACCGACACGACCGTGAAGATGCTGCCCGGTCAGTCAAACCGGCTGTCCTGGGCGCGCGAAGAGAAGCTTCATCAGTTCCTCAATCTCTCGTCGTTCGCCGAGCAGATGCTGGTGCACGAGAACGCCATCGTCAAAATCCGCAAGGACATGCCGCTGGAACTGGCCGCCTTGATCGGCTGCGGCGTCATCACCGGCTACGGCGCGGTCGTGAACACCGCAAAAGTGCAGGCCGGCGAAACGGTGGCCGTGATCGGCTGCGGCGGCGTCGGCATGGCCGCGATCAATGGCGCCGCGATCGCTGGCGCTGGCCGCATCATCGCGATCGACACCAATCCGGCCAAGCTGCAGTTGGCCACAAAACTCGGCGCCACCGACATCGTCGATCCTTCCAGGGGCGACGTGGTGCAGCAGGTGCGCGAGCTGACGGGCGGCGGCGTGCATCACTCCTTCGAGGTGCTGGGCCGCAAGGAGACCGCCGAACAGTCCTTCGCGATGCTGGCGGCCGGCGGCACCGCGACCATCGTCGGCATGATCCCGTTCGGCCAGAAGATCGAGCTGCACGGCTTCGACTTCCTACGCGAGCGCCGCATTCAGGGCTCGTCGATGGGCTCCAACCATTTCCGCGTCGACATGCCTCGCCTGGTCGAATTCTACATGCGCGGCAAGCTGCATCTGGAGGACTGGATCTCGGCCAAGCTGAAGCTCTCCGAAATCAACGAGGGTTTTGCCAACATGAAAGCCGGCAAGACGCTACGCAGCGTGATCGTGTTTGATGCGTGA